The segment ATTATCCATCTACTAGAAAAAAAATATATGCACACATTAATTAAATGCAACACTTTTTCTTatcatcatttaattttttttatttcatgaacAAAGATGTTAAATTTTATATAAGCCCACTAAAGTTACAAAgatgttatttttttaatatttaaaatgtaTGTTTTTAATaggtttaatttatttttctagaCATGTTAAATAATTTGCacattagattaattattttcttgtaaaaaaaattatttaaaaaaaaagtaaaatacaaaaaatgtatttatttttaaaatatttaatattgatttaaaagaaaataaaattattttaatttattttcaaacttataaataattttttttttaaattagtaatGTAAAATTACttagaatttaattttttaaatatttattttcaaataaaatatatgtGCACATTAATAAAATGGAACACTTTCTCTTatcatcatttaattttttttatttcatgaacAAAGATCTTAAATTTTCTATAAGCCTACAAAAGTTACAATAATCATCTCACAACTTAATTTTAATATTACaatttaaataatgcttttaatatAGTTGGATTAAATTATTTGATGTCATAAAAGAACTAAATTATTTTTTGGAATATTGGAATTTTCTATAAACCTACAAAAGTTACAATAATCATCTCACAACTTAATTTTAATATTACaatttaaataatgcttttaatatAGCTGGATTAAATTATTTGATGTCATAAAAGAACTAAATTATTTTTTGGAATATTGGATGATCTCCAAGTTAATTGCATGAAGTTATAAATAATTCACATGTCAAATATGCATGAGCATTATACTTACTATGGTGATATTCCTTAAAAAGAAATCATTCACATTGGAGGCCTGTAATTCAGGTTTGGCTATGTCATGATCATTATTGTTGTGTTGTACAAAGAGTcataaacaattttcaaattagaTAATAATTACAATTGAATGTGTAAGGTTTGTCTCACCACAACAACTCCAAATCTTTGCGAAAGttcatttcaaatatttaatttgatgtgACATTTTATATAATGAAATAAATGAATTGGAATATGTATAATATAAAAGAAAGAAACACTTAAATTTTACATTGCTTGTACCAATTAAAAAGGAGAAAAGTGATATTTGTATGAttatgtaaaataaaaaataagtataaaatataaaattgttgtttaaattttttaattctatatAATGATtggttaaattaataaaataataaaattgaatgaATGCAATTGTATCCTACATGAATtaatattatttgtatatataGCTTATGATGAGAGGCattctacaatgacatcaaagGGTGGAGTGTACTTGCACAAGTGTATTAACAAAAAAAACTCACATTTTATCTTAAACTTCACAAGCAcaatgattatctttttgaggtGATCTACTATGTTGTGGTTGTTTTATAAGGAAAGTGGTGTCAAGAAACACAATTGTGATTCATGAAGGGGATTTGATTATAGTTATGGCAACGGAATGGATATACGCCAGAATATGTCTACTTGGCTGGCTTCAAGAGGCAAACAATGAGAGAAAAAGGAGGTACAGTGAAGGAGTTGGAAAGAGAAGGATAATTTCAAGGTGAACCTATGAGTGGGCTATGCTTTTTCACGTACATTGAATAATTTGAAGAGATTTATGGAGGAGAGAGGTAAAGTTATAGAGGTAGAGAGAGACAAAAACACTAAGGCtaagaaagagggaaagagagaggagagatagaggtagaagaaGAGGAGGTATTTTAATATAGCTTTTTATTTGAGTTTTTCTAAATTTTGAAGATGTTTCAATTTAACAAGTTAAACATTAAATATTATACAAAGTTAATGTAAACAGATAAATAATCAATCCAAATCTATCACTTGTCCAAAATTTGATCATACACAATTTTATTTATGTGATAGTCCATGAAGAAATTGATCacacaaaatttaatttatttcattaaatatattGCACAACTATATATAAAAAAGAATTTCAATAACTCTTTGACATACTCATTAGAGAGCAAAATTACTAGTTATTAatataaactccattttcattggaACACACAAAAGAAACTGCGTTCACGTCTATCCAGTAATATGTCCATTTTTCGGAACAAAACACAAGACATGCATTAAACGTGCGTGAATGATACAGTGAATATTTGGGAGGATGAAAAGTGGAACTATTCAGGTTCTAGATAACCTCCAGCGTTGAATATTTGGTAGGATGAAAAGTGGAACTATTCACGGTCTAGATAACCTCCAGCGTTGAATATTGGAGACGATGAAAAGTGGAACTATTCAGGGTCATTTCCGTGGGATGCACGGCACTACTTCGGCCATGTTCGTTGTCTATATTCAAAAAACGCAGCTGCTATGGCTATCAAAATGGCGATGAAGTATTTGCTTGTCTGCCCCCTCTTCGTCGACAATGCCTTTGACCCGACTTTCCCCTCCCCACGGGATTACTTCGGCCATGTTCGTTGTCTATTTATATTCAAAAAAAACAGCTGCTATGGCTATCAAAATGGCGATGAAGTATTTGCTTGCCTGCCCCCTCTTCGTCGAGAATGCCTTTGACCCGACTTTCCCCTCCCCACGGCGCTACTTCGGCCATGTTCGTTgtctatttatattaaaaaaaagcaGCTGCTATGGCTATCAAAATGGCGATGAAGTATTTGCTTCTCGCAATTTCAATGATTATTACATTGAATGATTGCACTTCATCAGGACTGGGTGGAGGGGATACGCTTCAACAGGGGGCTTCTCTCGCTGGAAATCAGACCATAATATCAAAGAATGGCACGTTTGCATTGGGGTTTTTTAGTCCAAGAGGAACGAATAATTGGTATGTTGGCATCTGGTACGCAGGAATCTCTCCGAAGGTCATTGCTTGGGTGGCTAACAGAGACAATCCTGTCAGAGGCGTACGGGGAGTTCTGAATTTTTCAAGCGACGGTCGTCTCAGACTGTTTGATAGAAAGAGCCGGTCAGTTTGGTCCACTGATTTTGGTCTTAAAGGATGGCAGGCTGTCATAAAGGATTCTGGTAATTTCATTGTGACTGGTCACAACCACAACACGTCTGAGATCGTTTGGGAGAGTTTCGATCACCCAGGGGATACATGGTTGCCTGGCATGAAGATGTGGAAAGGCATGAAGCTGACTTCCTGGAAGAGTTCTGTGGATCCTGCATCTGGGCTCTTCTCTGTAGGAATTGACACGACTCCAGGAAAGACGCAACTGGTATTGGCGTATAACAATAGCGTTCCGTATTGGTCCAGTGGAGAGTGGACTGGAGTTTATTTTAGCAACAATCCGGAGGGGCATGATCCTATGAGATTTGTACTGTTCTATGCGAAGATTTCTCCTTCAAGAATGTACATGAATTTTACCCTATTCCCGTCATTTCATACCGTCACAGGGCGGTTCCAGCTAGATGAGAATGGCGAAATACACCTTTACTGCTTGATGGATGATGGTACTTGGATTCAGGGATGGTCGACATACCAAGGTCAATGCAGTCGCTATGATATCTGTGGGGCATATGGACTGTGTAATTTGAATGATGCGTGTAGTTGTATTGAGGGTTTCACACCCAAGCATAAGACTCGAGGTTTGTTGTCAAGTGGGTGTGCTCGGCGAGGACACCTGCAATGCTCTGTCACCGGGGGCAGCACCGATGGCTTCCTGGAAACCAAGAACCGATCTTTACCCGAAGAACAAGCTGTCTCATACAATGAACCAACACTGCTAGGCTGCAGGACTGCTTGTCTCAACAATTGCTCTTGTACAGCCTTTGCTTTCGTTATTTCTGATCTACCAGCCTGTAGACTCTGGTTTGGGGATTTATTAAAAATGCGGGTTTCACCTGATAGCCAATCCATCTTCATCAGGCTGGTTGCTTCGGAGTTGCCGCAGTCGACATCAATGAGAAGCAGCAAAGCCCCTGTATTTCTTATCTTAGTTCCTTCTACCGTGGCTTTCACTGTTGTTTTAGTTCTCCTACTGGCCGCATTTTTTCTGTGGAAGCGTCGAAGACTACCGAAGGAAAGAGTAGAAGAGGACCTGCAAAGCATGCTCAGAACGTTCACTTATAAAGAGCTGCGAATCGCAACTAAGAATTTCAAGCATAAGATAGGTAGCGGAGCATTCGCCTCTGTGTTCAAAGGAACTTTGCCAGACAGCACCTTTGTGGCCGTGAAAATATTAGAGGGTCGTGCAGGAGCAGAAAAGCAATTCCGTGCGGAAATAAACACCATCGGGATAATACAGCATGTGAATTTGGTGAGGCTCTGCGGATTCTGCGTTGAACGCTCTCGAAGGCTACTGGTGTATGCCTACATGCCCAACGGCTCTCTCAATTCTTTACTCTTTCGTAATGAAGAAAAAATAGAGGTTGTGTTAGATTGGAAGAGCCGGATGAAGATCGCACTGGGCACTGCACGAGGATTAGTTTATCTCCATGAAGAATGTATGGATCAAATCATTCACTGCGATCTTAAGCCTGAAAACATTCTTCTGGACAGTGACTTCAGCCCGAAGATAGCTGATTTTGGGTTGGCAAAGCTGGTGGGCAGAGATTTCAGTCGTGTGTTGACGACCACAAGAGGAACTCGGGGTTACTTGGCCCCCGAGTGGATTTCAGGCCTTCCTATCACTCCCAAGGTGGACGTATATAGTTTTGGTATGACGTTGCTCGAAATTATATCGGGGCGTAGAAATCTGGACTTGaaggtggaggagagcaggttgtACTTTCCTACCTGGGCGTCATCACAAATTGGGAGAGGAAACATAATAGGTGTTGTGGATGTAAGAATAGCAAGTGAGGCGAATATCGAAGAGGTGAAAAGAGCCGCTGTGGTTGGGGGACTGTGCATTCAAGAGGATGAGAATCTGAGGCCAAGCATGAGTGAAGTGGTGAAAATATTGGAAGGGAAGATGGAGGCTCCATCGCCACAAATTCCAAGGTCTCCACAGGTGCTGTTAGTTCACGTAGACAACAGCAATAGCGATACCTCTAGCAATCTTTCTTCTCTTAAATCAATAACTATTGTATAATTTAAAGCTCCCGCGCCACAACTTCCGAGATCTCTACAGGTGCTGATAGATCAGGTAGAAGACGATGACAGTGAAACTTTTGCTCAACGTCCTCGCATATCAAGTGGTTTTTAGGGCATATAATTGTTATGATGAAatattacataatttttttttgatagatgTGGTCTAGCATGGCGTCGCTGCCACATAGTTTTATCTTTATGTAATAATTTAAGGATACTTAGTAATTTCATTTGTTGATGGTTTTCGGAAAAGCTTCTATAGTGGCAGCAGGACTGTCTATAGGAAATCAGCTGATTCGTAAAAGATCAACGAAAAATCCAAGTTCTTCGCGCAGTGCTGGCATCTTATGTGGGATAAAAACATCGTAAAAATAAGAACGTTGCGGTGGCAAGTTTCAAGTTTGAATCAACGAACTTAGTCGTCTGTTTGAACCAATTGAggctaaagaaaaagaaatttggcaatataaaaattccaaagctttggctttgataagagcttttgTTAATGGAGATGTGTATCGACATATACAAGGATGCACATTTGCATGGGAAGCCCTTCACAAATTAAAAgatttatttgattctcattcagaattagagtttattcagttacaattaaaattgtttaatcttgaattgaaaaatggtgatgttatgagtttggcttctgaAATCAGAGCTATAAAACATGATGTTGATGCTGAGGGTGGAAAAGTTGATATCTATCTCACTGCTTTCATCAAGGCACTTCTTCCAACACATTCCACTTATCTAGAGTCTCTTCAAGCAAGTAAtcaattgaaaaccatttcatttgATAAATTGGTTGAAAAGTTAGCAGAACGTGAAAAAGCttttggaaggaaaatagataatactactgaaaatgtttgttttgctcatCAAAAAGAAAAATCTACCAATAAAATCTCTTCAAAGTATAGtaataatgataaaggaaaaactagaggtcaatggaggcaacatgataatcaaaatgataggcagtatttatattgtaaaagatgtggtagaaaaggtagtcatgaagcacatgaatgtaagctctcatgggacaagatagaaagttttagagaaaattcatttaaacagaaagataaaacaaaaatgcacaGTGATGATAAAATTTCAGAGGATAAAATTTCAGGAGCAACCCAATTTGCTTGTGACAGTGATAgtgatcaatatgtgctttctGTTTCAGATTTTacatctaattcctcatggtatgattcttggatcttagatactggagccacacaacatatgacatttcGGCATGATTGTTTTGAATAATTTCATGAAGGTGCCTATGGTCCAATTTATTTAGCAGATAAATCTAGTCTGAAACCTCTTAGAAAAGGAACTATTTgatttaagttgcctaatcttcaagaccttgtgcttcatgatgtattaTTTATTCCAGAATTACAACGAAATTTGCTATCATTAGTATTGATTCGACAAAAAGGCTATTCTATTTTCTTAAAAGATGGGCAGGTTGTTGTAAGAAAAACATCTAACAATCAAATTGTTTTCACTAGGTGTGAAGATggaagattattaaaattaaatggtGCATCTACTTCTAAAAATTTTGCATATCTTACTGAAGAAGAGAGTCTATCACCAAGCCTTTTATGGCATGCAAGATTGGGGCATATTAGTTATGATAGCATTCATACCATGCAAAAGAATGGTGCtgatggtttgccatttttttctaaatcaattgaaaaatgtgaagcatgtattcttgccaaaCAACATAAAAATTCTTTTCCTCATTCCACCTGGAGAGCACATAGAAAATTGCAACTCATTCATTCAGATTTGTGTGGGCCTTTACCAGTAACTTCTATTGGAGGATCTAAGTActttatgttgtttattgatgattatagtcgcatgacttggatttattttttgcaGCAAAAATCAGAGGCTTTTGACACTTTTAAAAGATTTCGGTTATGATTGAAAATCAggctcaatctcaaattggtactcttcgaacagataatggtggagaatttacttctctaaTTTTTGAGGATTATCTTTGTCAAAATGGTATTCAGCATCATCTCACTATTCCAGGCACTCCTCAACAAAACGGTGTTGTTgaaagaatgaatagaactatcatgaacATGGTTCAAGCAATGTTATATTTCAAAGGCATCAAGTTatatttttgggctgaagcagcaagaacaacaGTCTATCTTCACaatagatctccatcatctgctctTCACCAAACAACTCCATATGAGGTTTGGTTTGGTTATCCTCCAACTATTTGACACCTTCGAATTTTTGGTTCTATTTGCTATGCTTTGATTCCTAAAGAAAAAAGGAATAAGTTGCATCATCATAGTTATAAGTGCATTTTTTTGGGCTATTCTGAAACTTCCAAAGCCTATAGATTATATGATGAAGTTCATAAAAAGTTTTTTATTGCTCGTGATGTTGTATTTTGTGAATCTTTCAAAAGTGATACACATATTGAAAATGAGTTAAAACAGCTTGATAAATTTGCCATATCTTCTCCTCGGATAGAAAATTCTTGTGAGATTTTACACTCTGGAGGAATGAATACATGTGTAGAACCTGCATCTCAAGCTACCTTAACTCATGATGCTCCACCTCTTCATGTACCAGAAGAAGCCCCTTCTCATAGTGATGTTCTCACTAATGATGAGCCTGCCTTATTACCTCCCAATGAAGATTCTAATCTACAAATAGAAACATCTATTGTCCCACAAAAATCCTCTCATAGGTGGACCAAACAAGTTCAACAAAATTTGAAAGATTTGCGacctgatgaaataggtaaaacaggTACAAGAAGTTCTTATAAAGCAAGGCTACAAGCTCAATCTAATATTTTAGATAACCTTGAGTCTATTGATGAGCTCAATCTCACAATCGACTCAACACCAAATTCctataaagaagctcatcatatttcattttggaggcAAGCTATGCAACATGAGTATAATGCACTTTTGAATAATGGCACATGggagttggttgatcctcctctttaTTGTAAACCTATCGGTtgcaagtggatttttagaaataaatataACGCTGATGGTTCACTTGATAAACACAAAGCACGccttgttgccaaaggttatgctcaaaaagaGGGCATAGACTATGATGAAACATTTGCCCCTACAGCAAAATGGACTACTATTCATGTTTTGTTGGCTTTAGCAGCCCAAAATGGTTGGAACATCCATCACATGGATGTTAaaactgcattcttgaatggtgctCTTAAAGAAATAATATATATGACTCAACCTGAAGGCTTTGAAGTTCCTGGTAAAGAGGACAAGATATGCAAGCTTATAAAAtcattgtatggtttaaaacaagcccCACGAGCCTGGTATGAAAAACTTACTGAGCATCTCTTGTAGTTGAATTTTCAtcactttgaatttgatgatgcaacTCTTTTTGTTAAACAGATTGATGGTACTATTGtctatcttattgtttatgtggatgatttatttatcactggAACTAGTGAGGCTAATATTCAAAATGTAAAAGAAGGATTgcagcaaggttttgatatgactAATTTGGGtcatcttcattactatttgggaATTGAGGTGAttcaaaacccccaatctatcttcatcagtcaacaaaaatatattggtgatctTCTCAAAAAGTTTGGTATGGCTGATTGCAAGGCTCTCAGCactcctatggagcaaaatctCAAACTTTCATCTAATGATTCCTCTGATTTGGTTGATGAAACTTCTTATAGGAAACTAGTTGGcagtttgatttatgctacaactactCGACCTGATATTTCTTTTTCTGTTGGAGTTCTATCACGatttatgcaacaacctagagaaactcattggttagcAGCCAAACGGGTTCTTCAATATCTACAGGGCACTCAAAACTATGGGCTTAAATACtccaagatatcaaaattttctttgcttAGTTATTCAGATTCAGATTATGCCGGTGATATGGATGATGGAAAATCTACATCTGGTTACTTAATGTCTCTTGGTTCTGCTGTAATCTCTTGGAAATCTAAAAAGCAACCAGTCCCAACTCTCTCTTCTGCAGAAGCAGAATATATAGAAGCATCTGAGGCAACTAGAGAAATCTTATGGCTTCGAAGAATTCTTGCAGATTTGTAGGCACCAAAAGCTTCTTCCACACCACTCTTTATTGACAATCAATCTACTATAAAAATGGCTAAGAACCCAGTGTTTCATGATCGTACCAaacatatcaacaccaagtttcatTTTATTCGGCACTATGTGAAAGATGGCAGTATCTCCCTTCAATATTGTGCTACAACAGACCAACCTACAGATATACTTACCAAAGCATTGGGTCATGTTAAGTTTGAAAAATTTCATGAAATGATTGGTTTAACTCCTTCAGATTAAGGGGCAGatgttaatgtattaatctttaggttaAAATTTAGTAATTTTAggttaattttagttttgtttgattttattagtttttgtatAGTTATAACTTATTTGTTCCATCCGATAGTTTTTGTGTAACTGTGCAAACTGTTCGCTGCCTTTATTATGCAGCAAGTACTTCTTGAATACAAATCGAAAagagtttcattttatttttgtcatttcatttacatttctgccctAACAACAACTTACATTATAGCGAGCTACCGCCATTCTATGATAAGTACCCAGCAGGTAATGTTTTGGGGGGGAATATTTGAATTGTTTTTGGAGACTAACAGCAAATCCGTCACTGAGATTTGATACTGGAAAACACCCTGCTAGATGGTAGTAACAGGACATTTGTTTTTGCACTCTTATTTGCTTCAATCTCAGCGTAAATACAATGTGGAAATGCCTGTCTACATTGCTCCAGAGGTTTTATCAAAGAAAGAATAAGACGAAACTTGcttctttatttaattaactgattctAAGTATTCTAATTTGATCGTTTTTGTTtcaaatatttattctttaatcaAAACCAAGTGGCATTTTGCCTTGGGATAGTCTGCAAGTTGTCAAACACATAATTAAGTTGCTGAAAAAGGCAACCGGGTAAAGAGTTTCCGTGTGATTACTTAGACTGAATTGCAAGATGGGCAGCAGAGCTTAACTTGCTCAGCATAGATCTCACATTATACTGTTGGAAATAATGTTTGTTTGGAATGTATTCAAAAGCTTTTCATCAGCGAGCAAGTATTCAAATCATTGTACCACATAGAAATTGAAGATAAGCTCGAATGATACAACGTATTGTAAAGATCACGAAGGTGGTCTGCTTTCTTGTTTTTAGTTTTATTTAATAAAACAGTTTTTAAAACAAAAGTTCCCATATCCAAACTGCTATAGGATAGAATAAGTTCTATAGTTTTAGTTATAAAGCAAATTTTTAGTTTTATTGTTTTCAGTTTTTGTTTTTCCTATTCTTAAGAAAATGATTGTCTATAAGGCAATTACTATTATTGTAATTTTGTGTTAGAGATTTTCCAATATATGAAGATTATCAATTctgaaaatatttgtgttcatctCTTTTAGTTCTGTTTTTTCTATGTGTTGTAATTTTATCAtaatctttcatttggtatcaaagcaggGTGCAAGAATTCTGATTGTGCAGATTCCAGGTTGGAACAACAGTTATCTTCAGATGGCTAATGGAAAGGATTTAGCATTTCAGCTTCCATTATTTACTGGAGAAAACTATGATTATTGGAGTATCAAGATGAAGACCCTACTTTTATCCCAAGATCTCTGGGAATTTGTGGAAGGTGGATACACAAAACCTATTGATCAGAAAGCATTCAATacatggacaccacaacagaaaaaTCAGttgaaagaagatagaaagaaggataacaaaGCTCTTTACACCATTCAATTTGCCTTGGATGTCTCAATTTTTCCTCGaattgtcagtttgacaaaatcaAAGGATGTATGGGAGACTCTACAAACTGCATACCAAGGTACAGATaaaatcaaattggtaagactTAAAACTTTTcgaagagaatttgaaaatttgaggatgaaagaatctGAGTCTATTCATGAATTTATTGCTAGGACTCAAGGTATAGTGAATCAGCTTAGGACTCAAGGTGAAACTGTATTAGAtcagaaaattgtagaaaaaaTTTTGAGGTCTCTTCCTCCTAAATTTGATCCAGTGGTAATTGCTATTGAACAAAGTAAAGatctaactactttcaaagttgcaGAATTAATTGGTTCTTTGCAGTCTCATGAAAAGCACACACAACGTTCTATGGAAAGTTTTGTGCAAGCTTTCCAATCTTCTATGAATATTGAGGAAAAATCCAAATCTCCTCCCTCTCATACTACTAAATT is part of the Cryptomeria japonica chromosome 10, Sugi_1.0, whole genome shotgun sequence genome and harbors:
- the LOC131039248 gene encoding G-type lectin S-receptor-like serine/threonine-protein kinase At2g19130 — protein: MAMKYLLLAISMIITLNDCTSSGLGGGDTLQQGASLAGNQTIISKNGTFALGFFSPRGTNNWYVGIWYAGISPKVIAWVANRDNPVRGVRGVLNFSSDGRLRLFDRKSRSVWSTDFGLKGWQAVIKDSGNFIVTGHNHNTSEIVWESFDHPGDTWLPGMKMWKGMKLTSWKSSVDPASGLFSVGIDTTPGKTQLVLAYNNSVPYWSSGEWTGVYFSNNPEGHDPMRFVLFYAKISPSRMYMNFTLFPSFHTVTGRFQLDENGEIHLYCLMDDGTWIQGWSTYQGQCSRYDICGAYGLCNLNDACSCIEGFTPKHKTRGLLSSGCARRGHLQCSVTGGSTDGFLETKNRSLPEEQAVSYNEPTLLGCRTACLNNCSCTAFAFVISDLPACRLWFGDLLKMRVSPDSQSIFIRLVASELPQSTSMRSSKAPVFLILVPSTVAFTVVLVLLLAAFFLWKRRRLPKERVEEDLQSMLRTFTYKELRIATKNFKHKIGSGAFASVFKGTLPDSTFVAVKILEGRAGAEKQFRAEINTIGIIQHVNLVRLCGFCVERSRRLLVYAYMPNGSLNSLLFRNEEKIEVVLDWKSRMKIALGTARGLVYLHEECMDQIIHCDLKPENILLDSDFSPKIADFGLAKLVGRDFSRVLTTTRGTRGYLAPEWISGLPITPKVDVYSFGMTLLEIISGRRNLDLKVEESRLYFPTWASSQIGRGNIIGVVDVRIASEANIEEVKRAAVVGGLCIQEDENLRPSMSEVVKILEGKMEAPSPQIPRSPQVLLVHVDNSNSDTSSNLSSLKSITIV
- the LOC131039247 gene encoding secreted RxLR effector protein 161-like gives rise to the protein MADCKALSTPMEQNLKLSSNDSSDLVDETSYRKLVGSLIYATTTRPDISFSVGVLSRFMQQPRETHWLAAKRVLQYLQGTQNYGLKYSKISKFSLLSYSDSDYAGDMDDGKSTSGYLMSLGSAVISWKSKKQPVPTLSSAEAEYIEASEATREILWLRRILADL